From the genome of Oryza glaberrima chromosome 1, OglaRS2, whole genome shotgun sequence:
ATGTTTAGTGTGCTGAGGTGCAGGACGGGGAATCAAGGATTTATTGAGAGATAAGTTATGGGGCAACTCTTTGCAATGTCAGATAAGTTTGTAAGCCTAGAGTAGTAATCTTTATGTTATACGCACGATTCATTATGTAGTTAGGGATGAAAGGGTAGTTGAGGGTAATATGATGGGGCTAGTATTACTCTAAATCCCTTGTTGTGGGACAGAATTTGGATCCcatatattatgggatggaggaaaGTAACAACTATATCAGTACTCCAAACATACTGGGTTCTGACCGGGAACCAAACAACCTTTACTGTGCCGcaaaactgaaaatatgctGTATTACGTGAATTTCTTGTCCCAGTTTGGAATATAGGATATTTTTCCATGACTCTTATAGGAATTAAACTGTTTTTGTATGAAGCGATTTGAAATTCATGCCCTCCAAATGTGTCATTTGTACTTGATGAGACACCGTTGGGAATTGAATGTGTCCATGGATTTATTCCACTAGGAACATGCTTGGCGATTGGCATCTCTACTATATATTCCAgtcattaaagaaaaaaaaaaaatctgaccacAGCATATGAAATTTTTGTAATGCATTTATTAATGAAAAAGGGTAGGACATTAATTGGCGGTGTGATATTAGTTGCTTCTGAAATGTATTTAGCTTTGAGTAGCAATCTAGCAGATGAATTGCTAGCACAGTCTTCACAAGATTGGCGGTATGATATTAGTTGCGAGCAGATGAATTGCTATCATGGTCTTCACGGGACATGAAAACAGAAGGTTGAATATGACTAAATATCTTGTAGAGTCAAAAAGATGAATCTTACTcatgattttattttagaaGTAGAACTTCCtggaaaaaatatgtttattgaAGGAGTTAGCCAATTCGATAATATGGTTAATACATCTACTTTCTTATCTGCAGATCTTGATGTCAAGCTGGAAAGTTCACCGACAATTCTGGCATGATATCGTCAGCGAGATTCAATGCTGTCTTGTAAATTTTGGCTATGTAGGAAGTCTAACCAAACCAATGCTTTTGTGTCCATCTCGCTGTCTGTTTTAGACTCATAGTGGGTGCCATAAAATGCACATGCATTTCATGCGTCTGTACCATTGTTTGCAGTTATGTACTTATTGTAGAGTGCTGCGTTTACCCTAATCATTGAGCTGGAAATTATCTAACATTGGATAGAAGAAACCTGCACATTGGGGGAAGCAAGACAACCGGTGAAGACCAGACCAGGAACCTGGAGGCCCCACCCTGTTGTAATATTGTAAAATTGCTATAGTAGTTGGGTAATTTCAGCTGTGTTGGATTACCACGGATAAAATGATCTTGCTCTGCTTGTTGTAAGATTTCTGCACAGTCACGTTTGCTCTGGAACTTCGTCTTAATGATGATAGATAGCCCCTGTCCTTTCCGTttgattttagagttgattttttatgttttttcattgtagtttatttCTAGCATTagttttcatttcattaagaacatatatataaaagttttagcatgattttagatgaagtacttttttttcctaataaacGTTGAGTGTTATAATCAGCTGTAAACGATGGAACTGCTCTCTCCATGGATGATGGATATACTCTACAGCTGGCCTTCAGGTTCCAGATTGTCACCAAAATGAATAACAGAAATTTGCCTAATCTCATTCGAAActgttcaaatttcaatttgttATATATCGTAATGTGCTTGAAACTTTTAAAGCACAGCCAATGACGACCACACAAAGTACGAAGTAGTACAAACAAATCTGCCGTCCTGGACGATGCCATTGACGGCGGATTGACCGTTATCGCAGGTCTCAGCCATAAACCTCCCCACCTCACGCGTCTGCCACTCCGGCGAGATATGCTCCCGCtccggcggctgccgccgctcTCGTTCCCACTCCCGCGTGGCCCCACGCCGCGCCGTCTCTTCGCCACCGCGgcttccgcctccaccgccgcctcgccgctccCATGGCCAGGGCTCCACGCCTGGCGCCGTGCCCCGCCCAGCGACCTCCGCACGTGGGGCCCGCACGGGCCCTGCGCCTCcccggacgccgccgacgagtcCGGCTCGGAGGAAGCCAGCGCCGGCTCGTCGCTGGCCGAGATGGGCGCGCTCGTGCTGTCCACTGCCGACCCCCTCGCCAAGGCGCGGCTCACGcacgccgccttctcccggttgGTCGCCGGGCTCCCCGTCGGCATGGCCGAAGCCCCTGACCACCCCGCCAGGCCTGACAAGCCCATCGTGGTAGATATGCTTTGCTCCCCAACCTCCTCGTTTACCTTACTCTCGCTTGTTCGTTGAGGCATTTCATCGAGCGGGTTCAGGGCCGCTCTCCTGTTGCTGATGCTCTTGTTTGCCGTAGGTGACACAGAAGGAGATCACCACGCACAAGCAGATGGGGGTGCCTCTCAACGCGTACATGCTCCACATGTTGGCGCACGTCGAGCTCAATGCGATCGACCTTGCCTGGGACACGGTCGTGCGATTCTCGCCGCTCCGGGACACGCTGGGAGATGGCTTCTTCGTGGATTTTGCGCGTGTGGCTGATGACGAAAGCCGGCATTTTCGATGGTATTCTCAGCGTCTTGCTGAGCTTGGGTTCAGGTGAGCAGCACAGCTAATGTGGCGTGGATTACTTATTCAGTTAATCGTATGAATATTTCTATTTACTTGAAGAAATTTATTTAGATAAAACACAACATATTGTTGTCAATTATAATTGTTATTTTTTCCTTTGGTACAGCTATGGTGATATGCCTGTTCACAATCTTCTGTGGAGGGAGTGTGCGAAATCCTCAAATGACGTTTCTGCACGATTGGCAGTGATACCGCTAGTTCAGGTTCCAGATCATTACCTATTTCTTCTGTAAAATACCTATTTCATTTCGAGATAGTAGGCTTCAGGTAGGGTACTTGCTGAAGAGCTTTGCCTTGTTGCAATTGATGAAATTGTTGATTATTAGAACTTTAATAGGAAGCTCGAGGCCTCGATGCTGGACCAAGGCTTGTCCAAAAGTTACTTGGTTTCGGGGATCATAGATCTGCAGATATCGTGACTAAAGTAGCACAGGAAGAGCTTGCTCATGTTTCTGTAGGTCTGCATTGGTTCCTAAAAGTATGCCAAATGATGGGTCGTGTCCCAGATGCAACTTTTAGAGGTTAGTTTGTCTCCTTATGACCCATTAAATTCAATTATGAAAATGTTGGTTCATGGAATCTTTAACATTGCAGACTTAATAAAGGAGCATGATGTGGTGCTGAAGGGTCCATTTAACTACCCAGCTCGTGATGAAGCTggtataccccgagaatggtaAAGTTGTAATGCAGCTGCGATATTGACTTATTGAGGCCTGATTTTCTATTTCAGTGTCTGGTTTGTAATAGATTAACTACATGAATCCGTACAAATTCTAGTAAGATATTACTTGAATGACTTAAACTAGTCTCTGCATTCAGAAGTCGAGAAAACGTAAATGCTTTCTAATGACATTACAATGACAAATGAAGAATACTTTGTAGCTACATGACTACTAGTCTAAGAATATTTTGATGCTACATGAATAAGATGTTACTTTTTTATGTTATGCAGGTATCAAGAGAAGTTCAAACATGAAACGCCAAGTAAACTTTCGGAGGTGAGAGACTAATTTTATGCTTATCGCATACTAATGTTTTCGATGGACCTCTTACCGCGTACCTGTCACAGGTGCATGATAGATTAGCTTGTATAGTTGAGATGGAAAAGGAGAATTCAAGCTTGAATGGCTAGATCTCACctgaagaaaagagagaattgGAGGTACTTTACTAACAATTTAGTAACTGAATCTCCTTTCATTGGTTTATTTTTCACAGCAACAATCACAATTGCCTACACCTAGTCATTCCTGCAACTATACATAGTTAATTCGGCAAcctcttgtttattttttgcacatcagttttttttctattatacaatttgtagaaagaaaacaaatgttCAACATGAGTGCCAACATAACTCCTGTTAACAACATAATCCCAAACAACTTATTCTAAGTGTAAACTGTATATGCCAAATCCCAATCAAATTCTTGTTGACAGTTGGGTCCCACTTGCCGGCTGCCCACATGCCACGACACAGCAAGTCTATTAGGCAGCCTTGCATTGGGCCATAGTCATAACCTCATAAAAATCCTTGAAAATTCCAAGGTCTAAAATGTACCGAATGCTTCTTTGTTACTACCATAGTACCCAAATTTGGAGGGCAAAAAGGACTTGCGATGTGCCACAAACCAACTTCAAAGTAGTAGTACGTTTTCTTCTAAAGAAATACCCGAAACTGAAGTTGTCGTCAGCATTGGCCAATTATGGTTTGTTCGGCTCGTGTTAAATTTGTTCATTTAAATCTGAAGTATTGCATAACGCATCTGATTCCCTTTGTTATATTAAAGTATAAACGTGTTTCTGCTGTCAGGATGACTTCATGGAATGATAAAACCAGGTTGCATTAAAAATTTATCAGCGGAGGCTTGCAAATATTTTTGTTGCTGAACATCAGTTTCCGTTCTGAGTTCATATCGTTGATCAATAACATCGTTAACACCTATTTCTTGAATATCAGCTTTGCCAAATTGCTGCACGATAAGTGAAGCGCCAACCATTGGGACAACCAAAACAGTACTCCAGCCAACATGAATCAGCTCGAGCGTTGAGGCTTTGCCGCTGGGAGGCGGGAAAGTTTCTCCGAGGGAGATGCTAAGAGCGTCAAGTAAAAAACGGTGCCAACCTGCAAAAGTATATTGAATCATCAAGACTAATATGTAATGGGGTACCAAACATTTCAGCCTATGTAATGCACCTGCCAACGACAACGAGCGTCACTATCGGCCGTGACGGCTGGTTTTTACTTCCAGGAGGAGTAATCGTGCCCAGATGTCTGATCCTGTATCGTCCAGAATGCTTCTTCCATCCTAATCACCGCATTCCAGTACTATCCATAATCCAAAACTTCTCTCCTGCTCCGATTGCGTATTGTCATAGAGAAGTTATCAAAAACGGAAGAGATCAATCATAGAGTTTGGATTCAGGTAGTACTTCTTCCAtctcaatataaatataacctACTGTAGATATAACATTTATATTGTGACGGAAAGAGCAGTTGCTAACCAGTGTACGTTTGCTCGGCAAATTCAAGagtctcatcttttcgcttatgtttatatttaccagctaaaatttgaatttttaattttaaatttggagCCGATTTTAAGGTTATTTTATCAAAgttttttagcctttgcttttagatcgctaagaatacatatataaaagttttattcataaattactttttatttataaatataccaTTTCGTTTGTTCTGCGAATAAGCAAAACAATGAGTCCGCAAATACGCGACGAACACTgagggtctgtttggttgctaccctgAGCACCAAGCCTGAGAAATTTGTATGCCTGAGAGGCATCCGAGATGCTCATGAAGCTTGCCTGGCTAGGCCGCCTGATGCTTTCCTTGTTTGGTTTGCCACTCCTGCCTGAGAGGAAAAACTGATGTTGGGCTTGAGATTATTACTGCTAATACTGATGTTAGAGCCAATATGGTTGGGCTTGAGAAATTGAGATGATTAGTGTAGATGCTAATTGCAGACACAAATCATAGAAGACAACTGAAATCCATGGGGGaaaaaatggggaaaaaaaggaaagagaagtaagaaagaaatccccaaatccaagCATGCACCAAATTAAATATTCCATGATTTCTCCTAGCCATGTAAAGCGATTCAATCAATGATATTTCTCTCAGACACACGCAGAGCACTTACTATCAACGAATCAAATGCTAGCAGCCATGGTGGCATCTTCTCGAGGCTGCAGATCTAGCAAGGCGGCCGGACTGCTTCGTGCGTGAAATCCTTTGAGACGACAGCATCGAGGGCTTAGCCCAGCGGCAGGGGGCGAGATGCTTTACGTAGCGGTGGGTTTAGCATGTTGGTGATGACTCACACGCCGGCGTCGGAGGcaaaagcggcggcggtgggggtcttcgcgcgacgccgccgcccgctttTTCTTAGCGATACTGCGCCTGGAGCTCAGGCGACCGATTTTGGTCGCCTGGCTCAGGCTAATGACATTACGTGTTTGCTCAGGCCAGGCAAGAGGAAAACAGACTCAGGGTGGCAACCAAACAGGAGGTAATCGAACTCAGGCTAGATCCAGGCCAGGCTAGTTTTGCTcagggtagcaaccaaacagcccctgaGTACGTGTGGGGGCCGGTGGCTCAACCGATCCTTCGCCTCCCCATTCCAACTCGTTCGGTGCGGGGCCAGCCTaacgccaccgcgccgccacgcgTCCGCGCAGATATACATATACGGCCGTCAAACACTGGCGGCGTCGCACCGGTCAAACACTGGCGGCGTCGCACGGCAACTCCCACGACCGCCCGTTTGGCCCTAGCAACGGCTCGGATCTGCCCCTGGCGGATTATCTCAACCCCGGCCCCAAGTCTCCAACAACCGTTCTACACTTGGCGGCGGCAGAAGGGTGGGTCTGACGAGACGAGAGGCGTCgacttctctctctctgccgGAAAGCGACTCCTCGAGACGCCGAGACAGCGTGGTGgttttcgtcgtcgtcgtcgtcgtcggcttcaTATATCCCCTGGGATTCCGCTTCGGTTTCCACGCGCCAAAGCAAACGGGGCAAAGGGAATtgaagtagcagcagcagtgaaTTGAAGTAAGAAGACAACGGGATGTGCTGCTGCGGTGGCGACTGCCGGCCGATCGGGTGGCTGCTCGGCCTCCCCTTcgcgctcctcgccgtcgtcgtctccttcATTGGCGCCATCATCTGGATCGTCGGGTACGTACAACtccccgtctctctctctctctctcccgtttCGAGATTAATCCTGGATTGGATCGGtcgagatgagatgagatgaattCATTATTAACCCAATGTACGTGTGGTGCAGGCTGCCGATCTCGTGCATCTGCCCGTGCTGCCTGTGCGTGACCGTGCTgctggaggtggcggtggagctcgtCAAGGCGCCGCTCCATGTCATGACCTGGTTCACCTCCAAGATACCCTGCTGATCTGATCTCAGATCATCATCAGATCTTGCTGCTGCTACATATATACACTACTATCTCCGTTTGGTTGATTTAGTGTCGTGACAGAATTCCAGTTGGTAGGAAAATGTTTTTGTGCATGATTCCTTATGGATAGATCGATTATCTCTACTCGTTGGTTGGTTCTGAATTTGTGGAGAGATTGTCAGCGATTAATTGCATGCCCATCCCATAGACATTGAAGAGTTGTTGCTTCGTCTGTTTCGGTGTCTGTTTCGCTGTGTGTGTGACATGATGATTTCTGGATTAGTGCTTGTGGAATGCCGATGCCTGGTGTGTCTTCTGTGATGTTGATGTTGATTGGGACAACTTAATTGGATCATCCTGGTTGGCAGTTGCCTACAACATTCGGTGCAGACGTCGGAAGTTGTCGCTTCCGTGTTATAAGTTGCTTTGAAATTTTTTCAGTTAcaattaaagttttttttaaaaaatatagccacactttcaatacaaaacaaaatgttatcaaaatatattcaacgttgcatttaataaaactaatttggtgttagaGATTGTGCTAAATATTTctatcaaactt
Proteins encoded in this window:
- the LOC127773440 gene encoding signaling peptide TAXIMIN 1; its protein translation is MCCCGGDCRPIGWLLGLPFALLAVVVSFIGAIIWIVGLPISCICPCCLCVTVLLEVAVELVKAPLHVMTWFTSKIPC
- the LOC127773430 gene encoding uncharacterized protein LOC127773430 gives rise to the protein MLPLRRLPPLSFPLPRGPTPRRLFATAASASTAASPLPWPGLHAWRRAPPSDLRTWGPHGPCASPDAADESGSEEASAGSSLAEMGALVLSTADPLAKARLTHAAFSRLVAGLPVGMAEAPDHPARPDKPIVVTQKEITTHKQMGVPLNAYMLHMLAHVELNAIDLAWDTVVRFSPLRDTLGDGFFVDFARVADDESRHFRWYSQRLAELGFSYGDMPVHNLLWRECAKSSNDVSARLAVIPLVQEARGLDAGPRLVQKLLGFGDHRSADIVTKVAQEELAHVSVGLHWFLKVCQMMGRVPDATFRDLIKEHDVVLKGPFNYPARDEAGIPREWYQEKFKHETPSKLSEVHDRLACIVEMEKENSSLNG